The Aminithiophilus ramosus genome contains a region encoding:
- a CDS encoding transketolase family protein codes for MNGHGCRSAQEGFGEALASLAGDSADFLLCVSAQEEGFLSFAEAFPDQFVRTGSTEEDLVVAAAGLSLAGFRVVVASTASFLVGRAYDRIRNLVALPRLPLCLVGSGSGFSRGDEGAPYQMLEDLALMRALPGMAVVVPSDAPSARRLAVEACRSEGPVYLRLGDHPRASLYGEDDADFALGEGRLLRSGDEVTLCACGVMVHEALRAAEILAQQGLSPEVIDCYSVKPLPERLILSSVRRTGCCVVAEEHGVVGGLCGAVAERVSQRCPVPLRFVTAGERFGQSGTTANLQEYYGLTYKEIVGAAAQAWAMRRR; via the coding sequence ATGAACGGTCACGGTTGTCGAAGCGCCCAGGAAGGGTTCGGCGAGGCTCTGGCCTCCCTGGCCGGTGACAGCGCCGATTTTCTCCTCTGCGTCTCGGCGCAGGAAGAGGGTTTCCTCTCCTTCGCCGAGGCCTTTCCCGACCAGTTCGTCCGGACGGGGTCGACGGAGGAGGATCTCGTCGTTGCGGCGGCCGGTCTCAGCCTGGCCGGATTCCGCGTCGTCGTCGCCTCGACGGCCTCCTTTCTCGTCGGCCGTGCCTACGACCGAATCCGCAATCTCGTCGCCCTGCCCCGGTTACCCCTCTGTCTCGTCGGCAGCGGCAGCGGCTTTTCCCGAGGCGACGAGGGAGCCCCTTATCAGATGTTGGAGGATCTGGCTCTCATGAGGGCCCTTCCGGGAATGGCCGTCGTCGTGCCCTCCGACGCCCCTTCTGCACGCCGTCTCGCCGTCGAGGCCTGCCGGAGCGAGGGACCCGTCTACCTCCGCCTGGGCGATCATCCCAGGGCCTCCCTCTACGGCGAGGACGACGCCGACTTCGCCCTCGGCGAGGGGCGCCTCCTCCGCAGCGGCGACGAGGTGACGCTCTGTGCCTGTGGCGTCATGGTCCACGAGGCCCTTCGAGCCGCCGAGATTCTCGCCCAACAGGGGCTTTCCCCCGAGGTGATCGACTGCTACAGCGTCAAACCCCTTCCGGAACGCCTCATCCTCTCGTCGGTGCGCCGCACGGGGTGTTGCGTCGTCGCCGAGGAGCATGGCGTCGTCGGCGGCCTCTGCGGCGCCGTGGCGGAACGGGTCTCTCAGCGTTGTCCCGTCCCTCTCCGCTTCGTCACGGCGGGAGAGCGCTTCGGCCAGAGCGGAACGACGGCCAACCTTCAGGAATACTACGGTCTCACCTATAAGGAGATCGTCGGAGCGGCCGCCCAGGCTTGGGCGATGCGGAGGAGGTAA
- a CDS encoding murein hydrolase activator EnvC family protein → MKGSAALLLAVLLLSPLTAQALTREEVDRSLRQEEARLAQIEAQVAAHRQKLGETAQKEKSLLDELSRINEKTVVTQQKIVVLDLQQKKVAGRIEDLEKEIASTRKDLVGVQELLRKRLLALYKYGNGADLDLLLSTGDVQEALATTYLLKRITDQDRLFFDDLARKKEGLEKALGELESQRGQLKRQRASLEKEKKEYNQSLAQRNKALDTIRREKVSFERAEKEFAQAQAELEQRIRRLLQEKQRLAEEARRAAAAAAAAQSGRRPPSPPPAAYKPGGRLKWPIQGKVMSPFGTRVHPVFKTKTTHTGIDIDGNRGDLVGAAEAGEILFTGWLRGYGQIVVVDHGGDLTTVYAHLSRISVAEGDRVKVGQTVGLVGDTGVATGPHLHFEVRVNGEAKDPMRYLGGR, encoded by the coding sequence ATGAAAGGTTCGGCAGCTCTGCTTCTCGCCGTCCTTCTTCTCTCGCCTCTGACGGCTCAGGCCCTGACGCGGGAGGAGGTGGACCGGAGCCTGCGGCAGGAGGAGGCCAGGCTGGCCCAGATCGAGGCTCAGGTGGCCGCCCATCGCCAGAAGCTGGGCGAGACTGCCCAGAAGGAAAAAAGCCTCCTCGACGAGCTGTCGCGGATCAACGAGAAGACCGTCGTCACCCAGCAGAAGATCGTTGTCCTCGACCTTCAGCAGAAAAAGGTGGCTGGCCGCATCGAAGATCTCGAGAAAGAGATCGCCTCGACCCGCAAGGATCTGGTCGGCGTGCAGGAGCTTCTTCGCAAAAGGCTCCTGGCCCTCTACAAGTACGGTAACGGCGCCGATCTCGACCTTCTCCTCTCTACCGGCGACGTTCAGGAGGCCCTGGCGACGACCTATCTCCTGAAACGGATCACCGACCAGGACCGTCTCTTCTTCGACGACCTGGCCCGCAAGAAAGAGGGCCTGGAGAAGGCCCTGGGCGAGCTGGAGAGCCAGAGAGGGCAGCTGAAGAGGCAGAGGGCCTCTCTGGAAAAGGAGAAAAAAGAGTATAATCAATCCTTGGCTCAGCGGAACAAGGCTCTCGACACGATCCGCCGCGAGAAGGTCAGTTTCGAGAGGGCCGAGAAGGAGTTCGCCCAGGCCCAGGCCGAATTGGAACAGAGGATTCGCCGTCTCCTCCAGGAGAAGCAGCGCCTGGCCGAGGAGGCACGGAGGGCCGCGGCGGCTGCGGCGGCCGCCCAATCCGGTCGCCGGCCCCCTTCGCCTCCTCCTGCGGCCTACAAGCCGGGAGGCAGATTGAAGTGGCCCATCCAGGGCAAGGTCATGAGCCCCTTCGGCACGCGTGTTCATCCCGTCTTCAAGACGAAGACGACCCACACGGGAATTGACATCGACGGCAACAGAGGCGATCTCGTGGGGGCCGCCGAGGCGGGAGAGATCCTCTTCACGGGATGGCTGCGCGGCTACGGCCAGATCGTCGTTGTCGACCACGGAGGCGACTTGACCACCGTCTATGCCCACCTGTCGCGGATCTCCGTCGCCGAAGGCGATCGCGTCAAAGTGGGCCAGACCGTGGGACTGGTGGGCGACACGGGCGTCGCCACGGGCCCCCACCTCCATTTCGAAGTGCGCGTCAACGGTGAGGCCAAAGACCCGATGCGCTATCTGGGCGGACGATAA
- a CDS encoding S41 family peptidase yields MWKRSRDIIAGILIGLTLAGGVLVFRTNLVEGFDLRSVPFGNQGLWLMKQARAILETYHVDADKQEDVENKLVHGALRGMVSAWEDPYTRYVDPDQMKQEEIEMQGEYGGLGIYIGKKEGRTMVISPIEGTPADRAGLKPLDEIVKVDDEVIIGVDQNEVVKKLRGAPGTAVTVWIRREGADELLQFDLVRENIQIHSVRHEVLQERWGYIRLIQFNQKTTEELQAALDDVLSQDVEGIVLDVRNNPGGLLNVAVDVADLFLDGGLVVGMRGRVERSNDTLYARPGVRTSLPLVVLINEGSASASEIVAGALRDRSEVPLVGKKSFGKGSVQTLFNLPDGSGLYVTIARYHTPNGVNIDHNGLDPDVEVDGEMTKEREEDLQLKRALEELDRIASPRRQAAS; encoded by the coding sequence ATGTGGAAACGCAGTCGAGACATCATCGCTGGCATCCTGATCGGCCTTACCCTGGCAGGGGGAGTCCTCGTCTTTCGCACGAACCTCGTCGAAGGCTTCGATCTGAGGTCCGTTCCCTTCGGCAACCAGGGCCTCTGGCTGATGAAGCAGGCCCGGGCCATCCTGGAGACGTACCACGTCGATGCCGACAAGCAGGAGGACGTCGAGAACAAACTGGTCCACGGCGCCCTGAGAGGCATGGTTTCGGCCTGGGAGGACCCCTATACGCGCTACGTCGATCCCGATCAGATGAAACAGGAAGAGATCGAGATGCAGGGCGAGTACGGCGGCCTGGGGATCTACATCGGCAAAAAAGAGGGGCGGACCATGGTCATCAGCCCCATAGAGGGGACGCCGGCCGATCGGGCCGGTCTCAAACCCCTCGACGAGATCGTCAAGGTCGATGACGAAGTCATCATCGGCGTCGACCAGAACGAGGTCGTCAAGAAACTCCGCGGTGCCCCGGGGACGGCCGTGACGGTCTGGATCCGCCGGGAAGGGGCCGACGAACTCCTCCAGTTCGATCTGGTCCGCGAAAACATCCAGATCCACTCCGTGCGTCACGAGGTCCTCCAGGAGCGTTGGGGCTATATCCGTCTCATCCAGTTCAACCAGAAGACGACGGAGGAGCTTCAGGCCGCCCTGGACGACGTCCTGAGCCAGGACGTGGAGGGGATCGTCCTCGACGTGCGCAACAACCCCGGCGGGCTTCTCAACGTGGCCGTCGACGTGGCCGACCTCTTCCTCGACGGAGGCCTCGTCGTCGGTATGCGGGGACGAGTCGAACGCTCCAACGATACCCTCTACGCCAGGCCCGGTGTCCGCACCTCTCTCCCTCTCGTCGTCCTCATCAACGAGGGGAGCGCCAGCGCCTCGGAAATCGTCGCCGGTGCCCTCCGGGATCGGAGCGAGGTCCCTCTCGTCGGCAAGAAGAGCTTCGGAAAGGGATCGGTCCAGACCCTCTTCAATCTTCCCGACGGCTCCGGCCTCTACGTTACCATCGCCCGCTACCACACGCCCAATGGGGTCAATATCGATCACAACGGCCTCGACCCCGACGTGGAAGTCGACGGCGAGATGACGAAAGAGAGAGAGGAAGACCTGCAGCTCAAGCGAGCCCTCGAAGAACTGGATCGGATCGCTTCGCCGCGGCGACAGGCGGCCTCTTAG
- a CDS encoding cell division ATP-binding protein FtsE, which produces MDIRISGVTKVFEGDIVALEGIYLTVGAGEFVYLVGTTGSGKTTLMRVISREVLPTKGQVMVGEFDLRRMRSLDLAYYRRDLGIVFQDFRLLPHLTVLENVAFILEAMGVPPKEVRDRSGFVLERVGMWHRRFLRPTQLSGGEQQRVAIARAIVNAPALLLADEPTGNLDPRTSDEIVQLLTSINASGTTILMATHNQYLVDAYRHRVVELNRGRIVRDESQGRYVADVDL; this is translated from the coding sequence ATGGATATCCGCATCTCAGGGGTGACAAAAGTCTTTGAAGGCGATATCGTCGCCCTGGAAGGAATTTATCTCACCGTAGGAGCCGGCGAGTTTGTCTACCTCGTCGGAACGACGGGATCGGGCAAGACGACGCTCATGCGCGTCATTTCCCGCGAAGTCCTTCCCACGAAGGGGCAGGTGATGGTGGGCGAATTCGACCTGCGGCGCATGCGGTCCCTCGACCTTGCCTACTACAGGAGAGATCTGGGGATCGTCTTTCAGGATTTCCGTCTTCTGCCCCACCTGACGGTCCTTGAGAATGTGGCCTTCATCCTCGAGGCCATGGGTGTCCCCCCCAAGGAGGTCCGTGACCGGTCGGGTTTCGTCCTCGAGCGGGTCGGCATGTGGCACCGCCGTTTCCTGCGTCCCACTCAGCTCTCGGGAGGGGAGCAGCAGCGGGTGGCCATCGCCAGGGCCATCGTCAACGCTCCGGCCCTCCTCTTGGCCGACGAACCCACGGGCAACCTCGATCCCCGTACGTCAGACGAGATCGTTCAGCTTCTGACGTCGATCAACGCCTCGGGGACGACGATCCTCATGGCGACGCACAATCAGTATCTCGTCGACGCCTACCGTCACCGTGTCGTCGAGCTGAACCGGGGGCGCATCGTCCGCGACGAAAGCCAGGGGAGGTATGTGGCCGATGTCGACCTTTAG
- a CDS encoding cell division protein FtsX, whose translation MSTFRYLLRDTFRLLFRHWGMSLLTLFSISAVFFLLGVSSLLSLNARHVLGNVEGQLTVQAYLRHDADLAAMKAKVESFGNTAHVVAVTPQEALERLKARLGNRAEVVTLVGENPLPPALEIRVDRASQVTPLARRLVAMAEVEDVVYAGGLAEKLERLSSFVGRLSLGALVIAVAAAVMVLFNTVRMAVYSRRDEIHVMLQVGATQAYVAFPFVLQGMILGMVGAGLASLTLLRTYASAVDVLSATMPFLLFVRDGALLVRLGIVLVGAGISLGWIASWFAVVRFIRSAVRPL comes from the coding sequence ATGTCGACCTTTAGGTACCTCTTGCGCGACACCTTCCGACTCCTCTTCCGCCACTGGGGCATGAGCCTCCTGACGCTGTTCTCCATCTCGGCCGTCTTCTTCCTCCTCGGCGTCAGCTCTCTCCTGAGCCTCAATGCCCGCCACGTCCTGGGCAACGTCGAGGGCCAGCTCACCGTCCAGGCCTACCTCCGGCACGACGCCGACCTGGCGGCCATGAAGGCCAAGGTGGAGAGCTTCGGCAACACGGCGCACGTCGTCGCCGTGACACCCCAAGAGGCGCTGGAGCGTCTCAAGGCACGCCTGGGCAACAGGGCCGAGGTGGTGACTCTCGTGGGAGAGAACCCCCTGCCTCCGGCCCTGGAGATCCGCGTCGACAGGGCCTCTCAGGTTACCCCTCTGGCGCGTCGTCTCGTGGCCATGGCCGAGGTGGAGGACGTCGTCTACGCCGGTGGCCTGGCCGAGAAGCTGGAGCGCCTCTCCTCCTTCGTCGGACGTCTCTCCCTGGGTGCCCTCGTCATCGCCGTCGCCGCCGCCGTCATGGTTCTCTTCAACACGGTGCGCATGGCCGTCTATTCCCGCCGCGACGAGATCCACGTCATGCTCCAGGTGGGAGCCACTCAGGCCTACGTGGCCTTTCCTTTCGTCCTCCAGGGGATGATTCTGGGAATGGTCGGCGCCGGACTCGCCTCGTTGACCCTTCTGCGGACCTATGCCTCGGCCGTCGATGTTCTCTCGGCGACGATGCCCTTCCTGCTTTTCGTCCGAGACGGAGCCCTTCTGGTCCGCCTCGGCATCGTCCTCGTCGGGGCGGGGATCAGCCTTGGCTGGATCGCCAGCTGGTTCGCCGTCGTCCGCTTCATCCGTTCGGCCGTGAGGCCCCTCTGA